One genomic region from Vanacampus margaritifer isolate UIUO_Vmar chromosome 2, RoL_Vmar_1.0, whole genome shotgun sequence encodes:
- the LOC144042662 gene encoding uncharacterized protein LOC144042662, with the protein MDRGLILVVAMLAVLAALPAVRGTQHLTFDNTVMANVTREGCGVTNLCLELPNDCDPANNNTGCLFVSLNADAPMSSDSFNLTVRLSGNSSDLIAFGLTQNFVTDTTQLFVCGTNGTEFFFETLLRSSNGSLMPNERNTSQIRNRLNGTLIQCEFIIPNLNTRMMGEMLDGTTAVVIVGNGTVNATTGRTQNFMSLLFTAQPVNLTNANGNVIEPTLTLNINRDGCGNNKLCVETPADCNPQNDPACLFTSLDTIDATMETFNILVELAGQSAGYVAMGLTPTLSEGVTNLYICGRNSSDDNSFVFLTVDQNNTNNAFTLVDRQVADLRYAVNGTSIQCTFTIVGINSTSMSRQDITGTSNSVVLGTGASIQDNEISEFDLRESTPVLDISDAGANIVIPVVLSPLNITREGCGTTNLCLETPVACDPVMDLMCQFVSSNFSVSSNNAFNLTVRLSGYSMGYFALGLSQSQNLTEGTSTVFACGNDTETGQLFLRIFTRNNMDGTFTSVNRDVDNAIIEVENRSIDCQFTIPNLNSAELRETNGTIAQVFLANGTLTQSGLNPLIVLVEDRLNLTSATGQITESAVDNGARAERSSGAMLILLSLVTLLAAFRG; encoded by the exons ATGGATCGAGGGCTCATCCTGGTGGTGGCCATGTTGGCTGTTTTGGCGGCACTTCCGGCCGTGCGAGGAACACAACATTTGACTTTCGACAACACCGTGATG GCAAACGTCACCCGAGAAGGCTGCGGCGTAACCAATCTGTGTCTGGAGTTGCCAAACGACTGCGACCCTGCGAACAACAACACcggatgtttgtttgtgtcctTGAACGCGGACGCGCCCATGTCCTCCGACAGCTTCAACCTGACCGTCAGGCTCAGCGGAAACTCCTCGGATTTAATTGCCTTTGGACTCACGCAGAATTTCGTTACG GACACCACCCAGCTGTTTGTCTGCGGAACCAACGGCACGGAATTTTTCTTCGAAACCCTGCTGAGAAGCTCGAACGGTAGTCTGATGCCAAACGAGAGG AACACGAGCCAGATCCGCAACAGACTGAACGGGACCCTCATCCAATGTGAATTTATCATTCCAAATCTGAACACAAGGATGATGGGCGAGATGTTGGACGGCACCACGGCCGTTGTCATTGTGGGAAATGGAACGGTGAACGCTACCACCG GACGGACCCAGAATTTCATGAGTCTTCTGTTCACCGCACAACCAGTCAACCTCACCAACGCTAATGGCAACGTCATCGAACCCACCCTTACTCTGAACATTAATCGGGACGGCTGCGGAAACAACAAATTGTGCGTTGAGACACCGGCCGACTGCAACCCTCAGAACGACCCCGCGTGTTTGTTCACGTCGTTGGACACCATCGATGCCACGATGGAAACCTTCAACATCTTGGTGGAGCTCGCCGGACAGTCCGCCGGATACGTCGCCATGGGACTCACACCAACTCTGTCAGAG GGTGTCACCAATCTTTACATCTGCGGCAGAAACAGCAGCGACGACAACTCGTTTGTATTCCTCACAGTGGACCAAAACAACACCAACAATGCATTCACTTTAGTGGACAGG CAAGTGGCCGATCTCCGTTACGCCGTCAATGGGACGTCCATCCAATGTACCTTCACCATCGTCGGCATAAATTCCACTTCCATGAGCAGACAGGATATCACAGGAACCAGCAACAGCGTGGTGTTGGGAACTGGAGCATCCATACAAGATA ATGAAATTAGTGAGTTTGACCTCAGAGAAAGCACCCCAGTCTTGGACATCTCGGACGCCGGCGCCAACATCGTCATACCGGTGGTTTTGTCACCTTTGAACATCACTCGGGAAGGCTGCGGCACCACCAATCTGTGTCTGGAGACGCCAGTCGCCTGCGACCCCGTGATGGACCTCATGTGTCAGTTCGTATCAAGCAATTTCTCCGTGTCCAGTAACAACGCTTTCAACTTGACCGTCAGACTAAGCGGATATTCCATGGGTTACTTTGCACTCGGACTGTCTCAGAGTCAGAATTTAACGGAG GGCACAAGCACAGTTTTCGCCTGTGGAAACGACACTGAGACTGGCCAATTATTCCTCCGAATTTTTACCAGAAACAACATGGATGGCACTTTTACTTCAGTTAACAGG GACGTTGACAATGCCATCATCGAGGTGGAAAACAGGTCCATCGATTGCCAGTTTACCATCCCTAATTTAAACTCAGCGGAACTCAGGGAGACCAACGGGACCATCGCACAGGTCTTCCTAGCAAACGGAACGTTGACTCAAA GTGGTCTCAACCCTTTGATTGTCCTTGTGGAGGATCGGTTGAACCTTACCTCAGCCACTGGTCAGATCACCGAAAGCGCCGTTGATAATGGCGCCCGGGCTGAAAGGAGCAGTGGCG CCATGCTGATCCTGCTGAGCCTCGTCACACTGCTGGCTGCGTTCCGAGGCTAA
- the LOC144044244 gene encoding purine nucleoside phosphorylase-like isoform X1: MDDKFDDEYQAAADWLMSKTSSRPTVGIVCGSGLGGLGEMLKERQVFKYADIPNFPQSTVHGHASQLVFGTLKGKACVCMQGRFHLYEGYPVQKVALPMRVFKLIGVEMVILTNAAGGLNQDYKVGDVMIIKDHINMPGFAGVNPLVGPNCDRFGVRFPCMSDAYDRGLRKLAHEVAAELDFCDFVREGVYCVLGGPSFETIAECRMLHQLGADAVGMSTAHEVITARHAGMRCLAMSLITNRAVMDYESQAKANHEEVLETGRQRAAQLERLVSTLVGRLELCHNKSS, encoded by the exons ATGGATGACAAATT CGACGATGAGTATCAAGCGGCGGCCGACTGGCTGATGTCCAAGACGTCATCCCGGCCCACCGTGGGCATCGTGTGCGGTTCGGGTTTGGGCGGCCTGGGCGAAATGCTGAAGGAGCGCCAGGTGTTTAAGTACGCTGACATCCCCAACTTCCCGCAAAGCACAG TGCATGGGCACGCCAGCCAGCTGGTTTTTGGAACGTTGAAGGGAAAGGCATGCGTTTGCATGCAAGGCAGGTTCCACTTGTATGAGGGATACCCCGTACAGAAG GTGGCGCTGCCTATGCGGGTCTTCAAGCTGATCGGCGTGGAGATGGTGATCCTGACTAACGCAGCCGGCGGCCTCAACCAGGACTACAAGGTGGGCGACGTCATGATTATCAAAGACCACATCAACATGCCGGGATTCGCCGGAGTCAACCCGTTGGTGGGACCAAACTGCGACAG GTTTGGCGTGCGCTTCCCCTGTATGTCTGACGCATACGACCGCGGGCTGCGCAAGCTGGCGCACGAGGTGGCGGCTGAGCTGGACTTTTGTGACTTTGTGCGCGAGGGGGTCTACTGCGTCCTGGGGGGGCCGTCCTTCGAGACCATCGCCGAGTGCCGCATGTTACACCAGCTTGGGGCCGACGCCGTGG GTATGAGCACGGCGCACGAGGTGATCACGGCGCGTCACGCCGGCATGCGCTGCCTAGCCATGTCGCTCATCACCAACCGGGCGGTCATGGACTACGAGAGCCAGGCCAAAGCCAACCACGAGGAGGTCCTGGAGACGGGCCGGCAGCGGGCGGCGCAGCTCGAGCGTCTGGTCAGCACGCTGGTCGGCCGACTGGAGCTGTGCCACAACAAGTCGTCGTGA
- the LOC144044733 gene encoding uncharacterized protein LOC144044733, translating to MSSGAALHSQIGSIITALCNAAAAQITKVVEDGVVVLRLEVTQREHEIRRLRSSVEVLHAELRAAHRAADSLREAQQQQQQPQPRGVAEARRPEKLQSDFLDVAVKREPAEQAVCDQPGPPTERPRENLTDVPADNRQAGAAGRGAHRHLYSSMRRRMVNRLLFKRGFACPFCGKCFEHSGNLERHKRIHTGEKPFRCDVCGRRFNQKCSLKEHTKIHQRCLQSVPADIQHPPAEHPSTDTRVPAEGNITAATERFSANRPELSRTPTVKSEPVEESVTQPEREAADKQESPSLRDGTNDRSPQNGAAVPAGAQLIPPHAEASCSTFAFPGKHYGENNNMMSLQLAYPRAAVGPRGPLWEPCGRPRNGTGSFYQGSRPKKCFFCSYCGKMFVRAGHLERHLRIHTGEKPYGCHICGRCFNQKSSLKCHMKTHRNDKTEEAQGPHPLMCPMPDTHPQEPATDPPLRPATLADPLSGRPYAEVGESDAYLDTSEWRDYAANGELDMLDPFSQAGMATHEDGTILDFGQLPSSDSSQNCYICSSCGQSFDSFVLFERHQCKREAMFKCDVCGRGFDHADKLQLHMTVHQ from the exons ATGTCGAGCGGCGCGGCTCTCCACAGTCAGATCGGCTCCATCATCACCGCCCTGTGCAACGCCGCCGCGGCGCAGATAACCAAAGTGGTGGAGGATGGCGTGGTGGTCCTACGCCTGGAGGTGACCCAGCGGGAACACGAGATTCGGCGGCTGAGGAGCAGCGTGGAGGTGCTGCACGCCGAGCTGAGAGCCGCCCACCGCGCGGCGGACAGCCTGCGGGAAgcgcagcagcaacaacagcagcCCCAACCCCGAG GTGTCGCTGAGGCTAGGAGGCCCGAAAAGCTCCAAAGCGACTTTCTCGACGTGGCGGTGAAGCGCGAACCCGCGGAACAGGCGGTATGCGACCAACCAGGACCACCGACGGAAAGACCGCGTGAAAACCTGACTGATGTTCCGGCGGACAACCGGCAGGCGGGAGCTGCCGGCCGTGGGGCCCACCGCCACTTGTACAGCAGCATGCGACGGCGGATGGTCAACCGGCTGCTGTTCAAGCGGGGTTTCGCCTGCCCCTTCTGCGGGAAATGTTTTGAGCATTCCGGGAACCTGGAGCGGCACAAGAGGATCCACACGGGAGAAAAGCCGTTCCGCTGCGACGTTTGCGGGAGACGCTTCAACCAGAAATGCAGCCTCAAGGAACACACCAAGATCCACCAGAGAT GTCTTCAGTCGGTACCAGCCGACATCCAACACCCCCCAGCGGAGCACCCGAGCACCGACACCCGTGTTCCAGCAGAGGGCAACATCACGGCAGCAACTGAGCGTTTTTCCGCCAACCGTCCCGAACTATCCCGCACGCCGACGGTCAAGTCTGAGCCCGTCGAGGAGAGCGTGACGCAGCCCGAAAGGGAAGCAGCGGACAAGCAGGAGTCGCCCAGTTTACGTGACGGGACAAACGATCGGTCGCCGCAGAACGGCGCGGCGGTCCCGGCGGGAGCTCAGCTTATCCCGCCTCACGCCGAAGCCTCTTGCAGCACCTTCGCCTTCCCCGGAAAGCATTACggagaaaacaacaacatgatgtCATTGCAGTTGGCGTACCCCCGCGCCGCCGTCGGCCCCCGGGGGCCGCTGTGGGAGCCGTGCGGCCGCCCCCGAAACGGCACCGGCTCCTTTTATCAGGGCTCCCGGCCCAAGAAATGCTTCTTCTGCTCATACTGCGGGAAGATGTTTGTGCGCGCCGGCCACCTGGAGCGACACTTGCGCATCCACACGGGCGAGAAGCCCTACGGGTGCCACATCTGCGGACGATGCTTCAACCAGAAGTCCAGCCTCAAGTGCCACATGAAGACGCACAGGAACG ACAAGACCGAGGAAGCACAGGGGCCACATCCCCTCATGTGCCCCATGCCAGACACTCACCCGCAGGAACCGGCGACCGATCCCCCGCTCAGACCGGCGACTTTGGCCGACCCGCTGAGCGGTCGCCCATACGCGGAGGTGGGCGAGAGCGACGCCTATTTAGACACCAGCGAGTGGCGAGATTACGCCGCCAACGGTGAGCTGGATATGCTGGATCCGTTCTCACAGGCGGGGATGGCGACGCACGAGGACGGGACCATCCTGGACTTCGGTCAGCTGCCGTCCTCGGACTCGTCTCAGAACTGCTACATCTGTTCGTCCTGTGGGCAGAGTTTCGATTCGTTCGTTCTTTTTGAGAGGCACCAGTGCAAAAGGGAAGCGATGTTCAAGTGCGACGTCTGCGGTCGGGGCTTCGACCACGCCGACAAACTGCAGCTGCACATGACAGTCCACCAGTAG
- the LOC144043827 gene encoding uncharacterized protein LOC144043827 isoform X2 — translation MKCPEVEDANASFTIKEEGPDEVLWISNPVGPVAGSSLQYANVSERFEDDRQKIASDFGDSFSSGEHGSEVSGLHMLVKTEKEETTSGGFGRGGCQLGAVKQNQLTDLSLDERDHQLWSSIIDGDDIDSAFPDFSSVVDEYSDAFPEQPRKSVASCNGVFDGEYLKDPHSDAFPPRPQSDPRKEQVYPQRRPQVGEPSDVPAATASQVTFVATHRPFPRGFTCAQCGKTFSRLHQFKLHQQSHKRKRAFWCAVCGKGFQCSSHLSIHHRTHTGEKPYGCLQCGKRFTQQSSLRVHQRTHSGERPYNCADCGKTFILMHHLKRHRVIHTYG, via the exons ATGAAA TGTCCTGAGGTGGAAGACGCCAACGCTTCGTTCACCATCAAAGAAGAGGGTCCGGATGAGGTTCTCTGGATCAGCAATCCCGTCGGCCCTG TGGCAGGTTCATCTTTGCAGTACGCGAACGTATCCGAGAGGTTCGAGGACGACCGGCAGAAGATTGCGTCAGACTTTGGCGACTCGTTCTCGTCAGGCGAGCACGGCAGTGAGGTAAGCGGCCTCCACATGCTTGTCAAGACGGAGAAAGAGGAGACGACGTCGGGTGGTTTTGGTCGGGGCGGTTGCCAGCTGGGCGCCGTCAAGCAGAACCAACTGACCGACTTGTCTCTGGACGAGCGGGACCACCAGCTGTGGTCGTCCATCATCGACGGCGACGACATCGACTCTGCTTTCCCGGACTTTTCCAGTGTTGTGGATGAGTACTCGGACGCCTTCCCGGAGCAGCCGCGCAAATCGGTGGCGTCCTGTAACGGCGTTTTTGACGGCGAGTACCTCAAAGACCCGCACTCGGACGCCTTTCCACCAAGACCGCAGTCGGACCCGCGCAAGGAGCAGGTCTACCCGCAGAGGCGCCCCCAAGTCGGCGAACCGTCGGACGTGCCGGCAGCGACCGCCTCGCAGGTCACTTTCGTTGCTACCCACCGTCCCTTCCCGCGGGGCTTCACCTGCGCGCAGTGCGGCAAGACCTTCTCGCGCCTGCACCAGTTCAAGCTGCACCAGCAGAGCCACAAGCGCAAGCGGGCCTTCTGGTGCGCCGTGTGCGGGAAAGGCTTCCAGTGCTCGTCGCACCTCAGCATCCACCACCGCACTCACACCGGCGAGAAGCCGTACGGCTGCCTGCAGTGCGGAAAGCGCTTCACGCAGCAGAGCAGCCTGCGCGTGCACCAGCGCACGCACAGCGGCGAGCGGCCGTACAACTGCGCCGATTGCGGCAAGACCTTCATCCTCATGCACCACCTCAAACGACACCGCGTCATCCACACGTACGGCTAA
- the LOC144044244 gene encoding purine nucleoside phosphorylase-like isoform X2, translated as MSKTSSRPTVGIVCGSGLGGLGEMLKERQVFKYADIPNFPQSTVHGHASQLVFGTLKGKACVCMQGRFHLYEGYPVQKVALPMRVFKLIGVEMVILTNAAGGLNQDYKVGDVMIIKDHINMPGFAGVNPLVGPNCDRFGVRFPCMSDAYDRGLRKLAHEVAAELDFCDFVREGVYCVLGGPSFETIAECRMLHQLGADAVGMSTAHEVITARHAGMRCLAMSLITNRAVMDYESQAKANHEEVLETGRQRAAQLERLVSTLVGRLELCHNKSS; from the exons ATGTCCAAGACGTCATCCCGGCCCACCGTGGGCATCGTGTGCGGTTCGGGTTTGGGCGGCCTGGGCGAAATGCTGAAGGAGCGCCAGGTGTTTAAGTACGCTGACATCCCCAACTTCCCGCAAAGCACAG TGCATGGGCACGCCAGCCAGCTGGTTTTTGGAACGTTGAAGGGAAAGGCATGCGTTTGCATGCAAGGCAGGTTCCACTTGTATGAGGGATACCCCGTACAGAAG GTGGCGCTGCCTATGCGGGTCTTCAAGCTGATCGGCGTGGAGATGGTGATCCTGACTAACGCAGCCGGCGGCCTCAACCAGGACTACAAGGTGGGCGACGTCATGATTATCAAAGACCACATCAACATGCCGGGATTCGCCGGAGTCAACCCGTTGGTGGGACCAAACTGCGACAG GTTTGGCGTGCGCTTCCCCTGTATGTCTGACGCATACGACCGCGGGCTGCGCAAGCTGGCGCACGAGGTGGCGGCTGAGCTGGACTTTTGTGACTTTGTGCGCGAGGGGGTCTACTGCGTCCTGGGGGGGCCGTCCTTCGAGACCATCGCCGAGTGCCGCATGTTACACCAGCTTGGGGCCGACGCCGTGG GTATGAGCACGGCGCACGAGGTGATCACGGCGCGTCACGCCGGCATGCGCTGCCTAGCCATGTCGCTCATCACCAACCGGGCGGTCATGGACTACGAGAGCCAGGCCAAAGCCAACCACGAGGAGGTCCTGGAGACGGGCCGGCAGCGGGCGGCGCAGCTCGAGCGTCTGGTCAGCACGCTGGTCGGCCGACTGGAGCTGTGCCACAACAAGTCGTCGTGA
- the LOC144043827 gene encoding uncharacterized protein LOC144043827 isoform X1: protein MACVAFQTQLSSIMEVLVKAAVAEISKLVDDNSAFLHLEISRKQSENEMLKRKLLAVENKNAQMQRVFENLVDRGHDGGSAAHPTREMKCPEVEDANASFTIKEEGPDEVLWISNPVGPVAGSSLQYANVSERFEDDRQKIASDFGDSFSSGEHGSEVSGLHMLVKTEKEETTSGGFGRGGCQLGAVKQNQLTDLSLDERDHQLWSSIIDGDDIDSAFPDFSSVVDEYSDAFPEQPRKSVASCNGVFDGEYLKDPHSDAFPPRPQSDPRKEQVYPQRRPQVGEPSDVPAATASQVTFVATHRPFPRGFTCAQCGKTFSRLHQFKLHQQSHKRKRAFWCAVCGKGFQCSSHLSIHHRTHTGEKPYGCLQCGKRFTQQSSLRVHQRTHSGERPYNCADCGKTFILMHHLKRHRVIHTYG, encoded by the exons ATGGCGTGCGTCGCTTTTCAAACGCAGCTTTCGTCCATCATGGAGGTTTTGGTGAAGGCGGCGGTGGCCGAAATCAGCAAGCTGGTCGATGACAATAGTGCCTTCCTGCACTTGGAAATCTCGCGGAAGCAGAGCGAGAACGAGATGTTGAAGAGGAAGCTGCTCGCCGTGGAGAATAAAAACGCGCAGATGCAGCGAGTTTTCG AAAATTTGGTAGACAGAGGACATGACGGAGGAAGCGCTGCCCATCCTACAAGAGAAATGAAA TGTCCTGAGGTGGAAGACGCCAACGCTTCGTTCACCATCAAAGAAGAGGGTCCGGATGAGGTTCTCTGGATCAGCAATCCCGTCGGCCCTG TGGCAGGTTCATCTTTGCAGTACGCGAACGTATCCGAGAGGTTCGAGGACGACCGGCAGAAGATTGCGTCAGACTTTGGCGACTCGTTCTCGTCAGGCGAGCACGGCAGTGAGGTAAGCGGCCTCCACATGCTTGTCAAGACGGAGAAAGAGGAGACGACGTCGGGTGGTTTTGGTCGGGGCGGTTGCCAGCTGGGCGCCGTCAAGCAGAACCAACTGACCGACTTGTCTCTGGACGAGCGGGACCACCAGCTGTGGTCGTCCATCATCGACGGCGACGACATCGACTCTGCTTTCCCGGACTTTTCCAGTGTTGTGGATGAGTACTCGGACGCCTTCCCGGAGCAGCCGCGCAAATCGGTGGCGTCCTGTAACGGCGTTTTTGACGGCGAGTACCTCAAAGACCCGCACTCGGACGCCTTTCCACCAAGACCGCAGTCGGACCCGCGCAAGGAGCAGGTCTACCCGCAGAGGCGCCCCCAAGTCGGCGAACCGTCGGACGTGCCGGCAGCGACCGCCTCGCAGGTCACTTTCGTTGCTACCCACCGTCCCTTCCCGCGGGGCTTCACCTGCGCGCAGTGCGGCAAGACCTTCTCGCGCCTGCACCAGTTCAAGCTGCACCAGCAGAGCCACAAGCGCAAGCGGGCCTTCTGGTGCGCCGTGTGCGGGAAAGGCTTCCAGTGCTCGTCGCACCTCAGCATCCACCACCGCACTCACACCGGCGAGAAGCCGTACGGCTGCCTGCAGTGCGGAAAGCGCTTCACGCAGCAGAGCAGCCTGCGCGTGCACCAGCGCACGCACAGCGGCGAGCGGCCGTACAACTGCGCCGATTGCGGCAAGACCTTCATCCTCATGCACCACCTCAAACGACACCGCGTCATCCACACGTACGGCTAA